TCGACGTTGCCGCTGGCGCCGGGCGCGTGCGGGCAGCCGCCGATGCCGGCCAGGCAGGCGTCGAAGCGCGCGATGCCCACTTCCAGCGCGGCATAGGCGTTCGCGAGCCCGAGGCCGCGCGTGTCGTGGAAATGGCCGCACCAGAGCCGGTCGCCGGCGATGCGCAGCGCACGCTCGAACAGGCTGCGGACCATCGCGGGATCGGCATAGCCGACGGTATCCGCCAGGCTCACGCGGTCGGCGCCCGCATCGAGCAGCGCCTGCATCAGCCGCAGCACCTCGTCGGGCGCCACATGGCCCTGGATCGTGCAGCCGAACGCGGTGCCGACGCCGCCCTCGATCACCGTCTTCGAGCCCGCCGCATCGCGCGCCGCGCGGATGCGGCCGACCTCGGCCACCACCTCGTCGGGCGCCTTGCGCAGGTTGGCAAGGCTGTGGGCATGGCTGGCCGACAGCGGCACGACCATGAGGTCGGCCCCGCCGTCGATGGCGCGCTCCGCGCCCTTCAGGTTGGGCACCAGAACCGAGGCGGAAAGCCCGGGCAGCGTCTTCGCGTACGCCAGCAGTTCGGCCGTGTCGGCGAGTTGCGGCAGCAGGCGCGCGGGCACGAAGGAGCCGACCTCGATCTCGCGCTGGCCCGCCGCGTGCGCAGCGCGGATCCATTCGAGCTTGTGCGCGGTGGACAGGGTTCTGGCGATGCTCTGGAGGCCGTCGCGCAGCCCCACTTCGCGGACGACCGCGCGTGGCGGCAGGAAGGCGTGAATCAAAACTTGTCTCCGTCGTGAGGGTACGGCGTTGATATTAGAAGTTCCGGTTCGATCCAGAAGGTATATTTTGGAAGTCCTTTGCTTCCAGAATGGAACACCATGAGAGACCTCGACCTGACCACGCTGCGGCTTTTCGTTTCCGTCTGCGAAACCCGCAGCATCGCGCGCGCCGGGGAACAGGCCAGCATCGTCGGCTCGGCCATCAGCAAGCGGCTGGCCCAGCTCGAGGACACCGTGGGCACGCCGCTGCTGCTGCGCAAGCGCCGCGGCGTGGTGCCCACGCCGGCCGGCGAGACGCTGCTCGAACACGCGCGCGCGATGCTCAGCAGCGCCCACCGCATCGAGCGCGACATGGCCGCCTACGCGGGCGGCGCGCGCGGGCATGTGCGCATCCTCGCGTCGGCCTCCGTCATGGCCGAATCGCTGGCCGAGGACGTGGCCGATTTCCTGAAGAATCCCGCGCACCGCGATATCCGGGTCGACATGGAAGAGCGTGTCAGCCCCGAGATCGTGCGCGGCATCCGCGAGGGCAGCGCCTCCATCGGCCTGTGCTGGGATGCCGCCGACCTCGACGGGCTGGAGCGGCGCAGCTACCGCACCGATCACCTGGCCATCGTGGCGCACCCGTCGCACCCGGTGGCGCGCCATGGCGACGTGCGATTCGAACAGGTGCTCGACCACGAGTTCGTCGGCATGCCCGCATTGAGCGCCGTCCAGCTGATGCTCGCCCGGGAAGCGGCGGTGGCGGGCAAGCCGCTGGTGTACCGCGTGCTGGTGAGCAACTTCGACGCCGCCCTGCGCGTGGTGCGCGCCGGGCTCGCGATCAGCGTGGTGCCGGCCGAAGTGGCGCAGCCCTTCACCGACACCTACGGCCTCCGGCTGATGCCGCTCACCGATGCCTGGGCGCGCCGGCGCTTCGCGATCTGCTTTCGCGGCGAGGCAACGCTGTCGCTGGCGGCGCAGCTGCTGGTGGCGCACCTCGAACGGTGCGCGACGGACCGCCCAGCTGCCGCGTGATTCGACCGAAATCAGAAACTATTCATTGGCGAAATCAGGATTTTTGTTTCTATTCTTGAAGCCTAGCATTCGAATTGTCCGCGTTGCCGTCCCGCCAACGCCACTTCACCGAAAGACCTCGAATGTTCCGCAGAACCCTTCTCTCCGCTGCCGCCCTTTCCGCGACCTTGTCCCTCGCCGCTTTTGCAGCCCACGCCGCGGAGCCCCTCAAGCTCGACGTGTACAACCCCGGCGCCAAGTCGATGTTCCCGGTGTCGTCCGAACTCGTCACGGGCCAGACCGATGCCGTGCTGATCGACGCGCAGTTCCAGCGCAACGACGCCGAGGCGCTGGTGCAGAAGATCAAGGCCAGCGGCAAGAAGCTGACCACGGTCTACATCAGCCACAGCGACCCCGACTACTACTTCGGCCTCGACGTGATCCAGGCTGCGTTCCCCGACGCGAAGATCGTCGCCACGCCGCAGACCGTGGCCGCCATCCAGGCCTCGAAGGACGGCAAGCTCGCGCACTGGGGACCGATCCTGAAGGACAACGCGCCCAAGGCACTGGTGGTGCCCGAGCCGCTCGCGGGCGACAGCATCACGCTCGAAGGCCGCAAGATCCAGGTCGTCGGCCTCGACGGTCCCACGCCCGAACGCAGCTTTGCATGGATTCCCTCGCTCAAGGCCGTGGTCGGCGGCATCCCGGTGTCGGCCAACATCCATGTGTGGGTGGCCGATACGCAAACGCCCGAATCGCGCCGCGACTGGATCAAGACGCTGGGACGCATCGAGGCGCTGCACCCCAAGACCGTGGTGCCCGGCCATTTCGAGCCGAACGCCGATGGCACGGCGCCCTACTCGGTGGCCTCGGTGAAGTTCACGCGCAGCTATCTGCAGGCCTTCGAAACCGAAGCCGCCAAGGCCAAGGACTCGGCCGCGCTCATCGCCGCCATGAAGAAACGCTACCCGAAGCTGGCACACGACTCGTCGCTCGAACTGAGCGCCAAGGTCATCAAGGGAGAAATGAAGTGGCCGCAGTGAAAGACACCACCACGACGCTGCACTACATCTTCGATCCGATGTGCGGCTGGTGCTATGCCGCCGCACCGCTGGTCGATGCGGCGCGCAGCGTGCCGGGCCTGCAGGTCGAGTTCCACGGCGGCGGCATGATGACCGGCGCCAACCGCCGCGCGATCACGCCGCAGTGGCGCGACTACGTGATGCCGCACGACCGGCGCATCGCCGAACTCACCGGCCAGCCCTTCGGGGAGGCGTACTTCGAGGGCCTGCTGCGCGACACCGGTGCCGTGATGGACTCCGAGCCGCCGACCACCGCGGCGCTCGCGGCCGAGGCGCTGCGCGCCGGTGGCGGCCTCGACATGATCCATCGGCTGCAGCGCGCGCACTATGTCGAAGGCCGGCGCGTTGCCGATGCGGAGGTGCTCGGTGCCGTGGCCATCGAACTCGGTTTCGATGCCGAAGCCTTCGGATCGGCATTCGCGCGCCTGTCCGGCGAGGCGACCTCGGAGCACATTGCCGCGAGCCGGCAGTTGCTGCAGCGCGCGGGCGGCCAGGGCTTTCCGACCTTCGTGCTGGCGCAGGCCGGCGGCACTGCGAGCCGCATCGACATCGGCCCCTGGCTCGGACGTGCCGACGAGTGGAAGGCGCAGCTCACCGCGCTCATCGCGCCGCCGCAGCCCGCGACGGCGAGGGACGCCGCCCCCGCCGCGTGCGGCCCGGACGGCTGCGCAATCTAGGGGCTGGTGCACTGGAAGCTGCCCGCCTGCGAAGCGTCGCCGCTTACATGGCGCGGCCACAGCGGCCACTCGCACAGCGGGCGCGCACGCACGACCCTGAACGGCGGCTGCACTTCCTGCTCGGCCAGTTGCAGTGCGCCCGGCGCACGGCCGCGCTCGACCCAATCGGCCAGCGCGCCGAGCATGTCGACATTGGCCGGCGCCCCGCTGCCCACATGGTCGACGCCGGGCGCGGTGTAGAGGCGCATGAAGCGGTCCACGTTGCCGCGGCCCATGCGTGCGACGACCGATTCGTAATAGCGGATGCCTGCAAACGGGCTCTGCGCGTAGTCGGCCATGTGCTCCAGCATCAGCAGCTTGCCGCCGCGCGCGTTGAAGGCGCTCAGGTCGGGGTTGGTCGAGTCCATCAGCTGCGACACGGTGGCGATGCGCGCCGCAAAGTCTTCGGCACGGTAGTTGCGCACGTCGATCGACGGATTGCGCGCATAGAAATACTGCAGCGCCCCGCTGCCGTAGAACCATGCGATGCCGTTGCTTGGCTGCGGCGGCACGGTCGGTGCGGCAGTGCCGGTCCACCACGCGTTCCAGCCTCCCATCGACGCGAAGGCCGGCGTCGCTTCTCCGCCGATGCCCCAGCCCGGGTATTCGGTGACGCCATGGGCCAGCGGCACGGGCGAGCGCCATGGCGAACGCAGCGTGCGCACCGCCTGCACCTGTGCATCGTTGAGGCAGTTGTCGCCGCTCGTTCCCGCGGCGCAGCGCAGGCTCGCCGGATCGAAGCGCTGCAGGCATGCCACCGGGTTCGACACGATGCGATCCGCCGCGCCATCCGCGGCGTCGCACGATGCAAGCACGGCGTTGTGCACCAGCTGCACCTGCGCGGGCCGCAGCCACCCTTCGCCGAAGGTGGCAATGCCGTTGCGCGTGCCGGCGTGCTGAAGCCCGGTCCAGTTGATGACCGGCACGCGGCTGAAGATACCGTCGAAGTCTTGCGGATAGCGCTGCGCCATCGTCAATGCCTCGCGCCCGCCTTCGGAGCTGCCCATGAAGTAGAGCTTTTGCGGCGCCTGCCCGTAGGCGCGCTGCATCAGCGCCACCGCCACGTCGCGCACCTTCTTGTAGGAGGCATGGGCGAAGTTGGCCAGTGCCTCGTCGTTGAGCGCAAAGGCCTGCGGCGGCTGGCCCGCGACGTTCTGGTGGCCCGAGTCGGTGCCGTAGGTCACGTAGCCCTGCGCCAGCGGCGTGGGCTGGTCGAAGCGCGCGGCCGGCACCAGCGCGAGGCCGGTGATCAGCGTGCCGTTGAAACCGCCGCCGCCGTACTGCACGCTGCGCCCATTCCATGCGAGCGGCAGGTTGACCTGGAACAGGATCGGTGGCGCCTTGGCATCGAGCGGCGCGATGCGGCCCAGCAGCCGGCAATGCGCGGGCGTGGCCGGCGTGATGCGTGCCGCAGGACTGGGACCACGCTCGGCCACCGCGAGTGCCGACGCGGGCACGAGGGTCGCGGAATCGATCGTCGCCGCGCCGCTCGGCAGGCCGATGGCTGCGGGTGCGATCGGCACGCCAGCAAGCGCCGTACAGACCGCCGCAGGATTGGCGCCGAGGCTCAGGTTCTTCGGGCCGGTGGTGCCGCAAGCGGCGAGCAATGCAGCGGCCGCCAACATGGCGCCCCCGCAAGACATGGTTTTCGGGAACGCCATCTGTCTGTCTCCTTGTGGTCTGTTGTCAGGGGCCGATTGCTACACCGGGCGCCGTCCTTCGGGTGGCGTTCATCAGCGCGCCACGCCCAACAAGCGTTCGAGCACCTGCGGCTGCCCGCGCAATGCCGCCGCGCTGTTGGCATGGACGATGGTGCCGTGATCGAGCACCACCGCATGGTCGGAGATCGCAAGGATCGCCTGCGGATGCTGTTCCACGATGATGGCGGCCAACCCTTCGTCCTGCGTGATGCGGCGGATGGCGCGCAGCAGCTCTTCCACGATGATCGGCGCGAGGCCTTCGAGCGGTTCGTCGAGCAGCAGCAGCTTGGGGTTCAGCACCAGCGCGCGGCCCACCGCCAGCATCTGCTGCTCGCCGCCCGAGAGCTGCGTGCCGAGGTTGGTCTTGCGCTCGGCCAGGCGCGGGAACATCTCGTAGACGCGCTGCGGGTTCCATTTTCCGGGTCGCTCCACCGCCGCGAGGTTCTCGTGCACCGTGAGCGACTTGAAGATGTTGCGCTCCTGCGGCACCCAGCCGATGCCGGCCGCGGCGCGCTGGTGCGGCGCGAGCTTGTGCAGGGCCTGGCCGCCGAGCGCGATGGTTCCGCCATGCTGCCGCGTGGCACCCGCGAGCGTGTTGATCAGCGTGGTCTTGCCGGTGCCGTTGCGGCCCAGCAGCGCCAGCGTCTGGCCTTCGCCGAGCGCGAACGCCACGTCGTGCAGCACCACGGCCTCGCCGTAGCCGGCGCTCAGGTTCTCGATGCGCAGCAGCTCAGACATGAACGGCTTCTCCATGGCCCAGATAGACCTCTTTCACCTTCGGATCGTTGGCAATGGTTTCCGGGTCGCCCTCGGTCAGCAAGGTGCCGTTGACCAGCACCGTCATGCGGTCGGCAAAGCTGAACACCAGGTCCATGTCGTGCTCGATCAAGAGCACCGACACATCGGCCGGCAATGCGGCCACGGTCTGCAGCAGCTCCTCGCGCTCGCCGGCGGGCACGCCCGCCACGGGCTCGTCGAGCAGCAGCACGCGTGGCTCGCAGGCCAGTGCGATTGCAATCTCCAGCAAGCGGCGCTTGCCGTAGGCCATGAACTTCGTCTGCTGCTGCGCCACGTCGCTCAGGTGGAACTGCTCCAGCAGCTGCGCCGCGCGCTCCGTCACGGCCTTGCTGGCACCCAGCGGACGCCACCATTGCGACGCGATGCCCTGGTGCTGCGAGACCACGAGCGCCAGCGTTTCGAGCGGCGTCATCGAGTCGAACAGCTGGTTGATCTGGAAGGTCCGCACCAGCCCACGCGCCACGCGCTTGTGCGGGGCGAGCTTCGTGATGTCTTCGCCCAACAGCGTGATGCGGCCTTCGGACGGCGTGAGCACGCCCGTCAGCTGATTGATCAGCGTGGTCTTGCCGGCCCCGTTCGGGCCGATCAACGCGTGGCGCGCGCCACGCTTCAATTCCATCGTGACGTTGTTGGTGGCCGTGATGCCGCCGAAGCGCATCACGAGCCCGTGGGTCGAAAGCACGGTTTCGGTCATGCGGCACCGCCTTGCTTCTTCTTGCCGATGCC
This genomic window from Variovorax paradoxus contains:
- a CDS encoding tannase/feruloyl esterase family alpha/beta hydrolase, whose product is MAFPKTMSCGGAMLAAAALLAACGTTGPKNLSLGANPAAVCTALAGVPIAPAAIGLPSGAATIDSATLVPASALAVAERGPSPAARITPATPAHCRLLGRIAPLDAKAPPILFQVNLPLAWNGRSVQYGGGGFNGTLITGLALVPAARFDQPTPLAQGYVTYGTDSGHQNVAGQPPQAFALNDEALANFAHASYKKVRDVAVALMQRAYGQAPQKLYFMGSSEGGREALTMAQRYPQDFDGIFSRVPVINWTGLQHAGTRNGIATFGEGWLRPAQVQLVHNAVLASCDAADGAADRIVSNPVACLQRFDPASLRCAAGTSGDNCLNDAQVQAVRTLRSPWRSPVPLAHGVTEYPGWGIGGEATPAFASMGGWNAWWTGTAAPTVPPQPSNGIAWFYGSGALQYFYARNPSIDVRNYRAEDFAARIATVSQLMDSTNPDLSAFNARGGKLLMLEHMADYAQSPFAGIRYYESVVARMGRGNVDRFMRLYTAPGVDHVGSGAPANVDMLGALADWVERGRAPGALQLAEQEVQPPFRVVRARPLCEWPLWPRHVSGDASQAGSFQCTSP
- a CDS encoding hydroxymethylglutaryl-CoA lyase — its product is MIHAFLPPRAVVREVGLRDGLQSIARTLSTAHKLEWIRAAHAAGQREIEVGSFVPARLLPQLADTAELLAYAKTLPGLSASVLVPNLKGAERAIDGGADLMVVPLSASHAHSLANLRKAPDEVVAEVGRIRAARDAAGSKTVIEGGVGTAFGCTIQGHVAPDEVLRLMQALLDAGADRVSLADTVGYADPAMVRSLFERALRIAGDRLWCGHFHDTRGLGLANAYAALEVGIARFDACLAGIGGCPHAPGASGNVDTEDLVFMLESMGVATGVDLPKLLELRKRVAGWLEGETLQGTVWRAGFPKTFAATAGATA
- a CDS encoding LysR family transcriptional regulator, yielding MRDLDLTTLRLFVSVCETRSIARAGEQASIVGSAISKRLAQLEDTVGTPLLLRKRRGVVPTPAGETLLEHARAMLSSAHRIERDMAAYAGGARGHVRILASASVMAESLAEDVADFLKNPAHRDIRVDMEERVSPEIVRGIREGSASIGLCWDAADLDGLERRSYRTDHLAIVAHPSHPVARHGDVRFEQVLDHEFVGMPALSAVQLMLAREAAVAGKPLVYRVLVSNFDAALRVVRAGLAISVVPAEVAQPFTDTYGLRLMPLTDAWARRRFAICFRGEATLSLAAQLLVAHLERCATDRPAAA
- a CDS encoding ABC transporter ATP-binding protein, translated to MSELLRIENLSAGYGEAVVLHDVAFALGEGQTLALLGRNGTGKTTLINTLAGATRQHGGTIALGGQALHKLAPHQRAAAGIGWVPQERNIFKSLTVHENLAAVERPGKWNPQRVYEMFPRLAERKTNLGTQLSGGEQQMLAVGRALVLNPKLLLLDEPLEGLAPIIVEELLRAIRRITQDEGLAAIIVEQHPQAILAISDHAVVLDHGTIVHANSAAALRGQPQVLERLLGVAR
- a CDS encoding ABC transporter ATP-binding protein: MTETVLSTHGLVMRFGGITATNNVTMELKRGARHALIGPNGAGKTTLINQLTGVLTPSEGRITLLGEDITKLAPHKRVARGLVRTFQINQLFDSMTPLETLALVVSQHQGIASQWWRPLGASKAVTERAAQLLEQFHLSDVAQQQTKFMAYGKRRLLEIAIALACEPRVLLLDEPVAGVPAGEREELLQTVAALPADVSVLLIEHDMDLVFSFADRMTVLVNGTLLTEGDPETIANDPKVKEVYLGHGEAVHV
- a CDS encoding DsbA family protein; protein product: MCGWCYAAAPLVDAARSVPGLQVEFHGGGMMTGANRRAITPQWRDYVMPHDRRIAELTGQPFGEAYFEGLLRDTGAVMDSEPPTTAALAAEALRAGGGLDMIHRLQRAHYVEGRRVADAEVLGAVAIELGFDAEAFGSAFARLSGEATSEHIAASRQLLQRAGGQGFPTFVLAQAGGTASRIDIGPWLGRADEWKAQLTALIAPPQPATARDAAPAACGPDGCAI